Genomic window (Daucus carota subsp. sativus chromosome 5, DH1 v3.0, whole genome shotgun sequence):
GCAAACTGAATCCAGAATAATTCAGATTTTGGGTCCGAAACCAGGAGAGTGGGATCGCATTCACTGATCTCTGAATAATGGTCgatccttatataatatttgattaaaaagaaaataaaatttattatatatttaatataatataatatgtggtACATAATTGATCAAATTCagagtatttaagaaataatattacttttttaaaaaaattatacatatattatgtaataaaattgtataaatgatatgaaataatatatacttgaattcatatatactttttattttattttatataattaaccgTTCGGTGCGTAGCACGGGTAAAACGCtagttataataaattttggatCATCTTAATCTTAATTGAATGATGTCATATTTTTAAGCAGAATCTTTTTGAAATCAGaatctttttgaatttttaagcaGAATCTTAAAAACATATTAGATTATTACCATGTTTAGAAGGATAAttcaaattctaattaaataatcacgaaacttttgttatttttctaattaaaaaaatctttaaagaCCTACTCCATAATTTATAACAActattaaacttttttttttgacagaacaaCTATTAAACTTAAACCTACTTATTTACATGTTTTcccattttgaaaaataattcacTTTTAATATCAACATTGATCATATCGATACTAATTGTACTTTATTATTCAATATATGCTAATTgaaaactgaaaaaaaaaaattctaaaacttgtgtttaatttcttttactTAGAGAAAGGTCTCGGTTTTTTCGACCTATTTACGAAGAAGAAGTTGCATGAGTAGTCGAAAGAGTACGTGATGAAACTGCTACCTATTTGAACGCCGTAGATCTCAGCAAAACTCTTGGGACTTTGACAAGCTCGATTGTATCTACAAGAATTACTTTCTGCAGAAGCCAGAAGgtatgatgatgaagaagaatatGATGCAAGGGACTACGTTAATATAAATAAGTAGAAACTTTCATTGTCTACTGTCTACTTAATGAATGCTCAgaccaatttttaaaattttcaatgcaGCATTGGATACAAGTGCAGCAGCTGCAGAATGAAAATAGTTGAAGATTGTTTATCTTAAGTTGGAATAAGTAagttaaaattgaaaatgagaAGATTAATTAGTTGTGTCATAAGAATTAAGATACCGATGTTTGtgtaaattttgattttccggATAGATTCTGACCCTAGAAAAACAAGAATTTTCCACAAAATACTACTGGTACGGATAAGGTTCAAGCTtcaaattcacaaaatatttacgGCCACAGAATTTTCACAGCGAGCATTAATGTAATCTCTATATAGAGTCTTGCTGACTTGCTGCACACAGAGAGTCATTGAATCATTAATCAAGAATGGAAGTACTTCTCCTTGTCCTCACAATCTCTCTTCCTCTGCTTTTTCTTTTTAAGCTTACAAATTACTATGTCCGCAAGTTGAATAACCGCCCACCAGGTCCCCGTGGCCTCCCGTTGATCGGAGACATGCACAACTTTGATACCTTAAACACTCACCTCTACTTGTACAAACTTTCCCATAAGTACGGCCCTCTCATGTCCTTTCAGTTAGGCTCTGTTCCAATTCTAGTCATCTCCTCCGCAAGGGCAGCCAAGGAAGTTTTTAAGTACCATGATCTTTGTTTTTCAAGCAGGCCGAGTTCAGTTGGCCTCCAAAAGATATCTTACAACGGTTTAGACATTGCTTTTGCACCATATAGCTTATACTGGAAGGATATGAGAAAACTACTTACCCTGCATCTATTTAGTTCTCAAAGATCTCAGTCTTTTCAGCCTATTCGTGAAGGAAAAGTTGCACGAATGGTCAAAGCAATACGTGATGAAGCTGCTACTAGTTCCAGCACCGTAAATTTGAGCAAAATTATCACAACTTTGGCAAGCTCGGTAATGTTTAGAATTGCTTTTGGTAAAAGatatgatgaagaagaagaatatgGTGCAAGGAATGATACTAAAAACAAAATAAGCAGTAAATTTCATTGGTTGCTAACTGAAACTCAGGCGAATCTTTCAAGTTTGTTCCTTGCAGATTGTTTTCCTGTGATGGGTCATTTGATTGATAGGCTAAGTGGTACATGGTCACGGTTGGAGAAGAGTTGTCATGAGATAGATGC
Coding sequences:
- the LOC108220902 gene encoding cytochrome P450 71A9 — its product is MEVLLLVLTISLPLLFLFKLTNYYVRKLNNRPPGPRGLPLIGDMHNFDTLNTHLYLYKLSHKYGPLMSFQLGSVPILVISSARAAKEVFKYHDLCFSSRPSSVGLQKISYNGLDIAFAPYSLYWKDMRKLLTLHLFSSQRSQSFQPIREGKVARMVKAIRDEAATSSSTVNLSKIITTLASSVMFRIAFGKRYDEEEEYGARNDTKNKISSKFHWLLTETQANLSSLFLADCFPVMGHLIDRLSGTWSRLEKSCHEIDAIYQQLIDEYLHTYSGTASTQDGSILDILLQMKRDSSDFTFDHIKAILMNVLVAGTDTSAAAVVWAMSLLIKNPTPMKKVQQEVRELIGEKGFVDENDVQKLVYLKAVVKEAMRLHPPSPLIPRETIDKCVINGYEIEAKTRVYVNAYAIGRDPECWNNPDEFLPERFENSSIDFRGQHFELIPFGTGRRICPGISMGVATTELALANLLYSFNWELPPGEDRKDIDMAALPGMTVHKKNHLCLVPVIVN